Proteins encoded by one window of Lates calcarifer isolate ASB-BC8 linkage group LG5, TLL_Latcal_v3, whole genome shotgun sequence:
- the gucy1a1 gene encoding LOW QUALITY PROTEIN: guanylate cyclase soluble subunit alpha-1 (The sequence of the model RefSeq protein was modified relative to this genomic sequence to represent the inferred CDS: deleted 1 base in 1 codon): MFCAKLKELKISGECPFSSSAKNNELGDFEERSSDAADLLPISKDVHGKIGEDLPRQKTSRAKVNLHTLGESIRKLACPEFQRLHTALHRMMRLSDHSRDSGSPTVCCTDDQSCSDDPESLVEMMNIYSTKTAIPMEALKVSLGEELFNMCYEEDGHILRVVGGALHDFLNSFNVLLKQSSTLPNPDRGDCVNEPSVLCLDKDPGLLTVYFFNPRPTTQLFFPGVIKAAARLLYHTTVDVLMDPPSAKDSILQSSPQPSLLYTVVVKDAKNLSPSPLRATSAGTLPTTLFSTIFPFHLILDQDLVLVQIGHGLRKRLTRKDGLRRSATFQEHFSIVSPQIKCTFQGILTMLNTQFIIRIKHGVSTTDNTGKLMDLKGQMIYVSESNAILFLGSPCVDKLEELTGRGLYLSDIPIHNALRDVVLVGEQAKAQDGLKKRLGKAKAALEHAHQALEEEKKKTVDLLFSIFPGTVAQQLWQGQTVQAKKFDRVTMLFSDIVGFTAVCSICTPMQVITMLNELYTRFDHQCGELDVYKVETIGDAYCVAGGLHKESETHAVQIALMALKMMELSDEVMTPTGDPIQMRIGLHTGSVLAGVVGVKMPRYCLFGNNVTLANKFESCSQPRKINISPTTHRLLKDRPEFIFVPRSRQELPANFPEDIPGVCYFLEASFKTSKLALT; the protein is encoded by the exons ATGTTCTGCGCGAAGCTGAAAGAACTGAAGATATCCGGAGAGTGTCCATTCTCCAGCAGCGCCAAAAATAATGAGCTCGGAGACTTTGAGGAGCGCTCAAGTGACGCCGCGGATTTATTGCCTATTTCTAAGGACGTGCATGGGAAAATAGGTGAGGATCTACCTCGACAGAAGACGAGCAGAGCTAAAGTTAACCTGCATACACTTGGGGAGAGCATTCGAAAATTGGCATGTCCCgag TTTCAAAGACTACACACTGCCCTCCATCGAATGATGAGACTATCAGATCACAGCAGGGACTCTGGAAg TCCAACAGTTTGCTGCACAGACGATCAAAGTTGCAGTGATGATCCAGAGTCTCTGGTGGAGATGATGAACATTTACTCAACCAAAACAG CAATCCCGATGGAAGCCTTGAAAGTCTCTCTTGGCGAGGAGCTCTTCAACATGTGTTATGAGGAGGATGGACACATTTTGAGGGTGGTGGGGGGAGCTCTCCACGACTTCCTCAACAGCTTCAATGTCTTGTTGAAACAGAGCAGCACGCTACCCAACCCAGACAGAGGGGATTGTGTAAACGAACCTTCGGTGCTGTGCTTAGACAAGGATCCGGGTCTGCTTACTGTCTATTTCTTCAACCCCCGCCCGACCACTCAGCTCTTTTTCCCTGGAGTCATCAAAGCTGCTGCACGCCTGCTGTACCACACCACTGTGGATGTGTTGATGGACCCCCCCAGTGCTAAAGACAGCATCTTGCAGTCCAGCCCGCAGCCCAGTCTTCTGTACACAGTTGTTGTTAAGGATGCTAAAAATCTGAGCCCCAGCCCGCTGCGGGCTACCTCAGCTGGGACCCTTCCTACAACTCTGTTCTCCACCATTTTCCCTTTCCATCTGATACTTGACCAAGACTTGGTTCTGGTTCAAATAGGACACGGGCTCAGGAAGAGACTGACCAGAAAGGATGGACTGAGGCGATCTGCTACCTTCCAAGAACACTTCTCTATTGTCTCTCCCCAGATCAAATGTACCTTTCAAGGTATTCTGACCATGCTAAACACACAGTTTATCATTCGGATCAAGCATGGAGTCTCCACCACAGATAACACAGGGAAG CTCATGGACCTTAAAGGTCAGATGATCTATGTTTCTGAGTCCAACGCCATCTTGTTCCTGGGCTCACCGTGTGTGGACAAGCTGGAGGAGCTAACAGGCCGTGGCCTCTACCTGTCAGACATCCCTATCCATAACGCACTGCGTGACGTAGTTCTGGTTGGTGAGCAGGCCAAAGCCCAGGATGGT CTGAAGAAGCGTCTGGGGAAGGCCAAGGCAGCCTTGGAGCATGCTCACCAagcactggaggaggagaagaagaaaacagtagACCTACTCTTCTCCATCTTCCCCGGCACTGTGGCACAGCAGCTGTGGCAAGGACAAACTGTCCAGGCCAAGAAGTTTGACAGAGTTACAATGCTCTTCTCTGACATTGTGGGCTTCACGGCTGTTTGCTCCATATGTACCCCAATGCAAGTGATCACCATGCTCAATGAGTTGTACACCAGGTTTGACCACCAGTGTGGAGAGCTTGATGTTTATAAG GTGGAGACCATTGGTGATGCGTATTGTGTAGCTGGTGGCTTACACAAGGAGAGCGAGACTCATGCCGTCCAAATTGCACTCATGGCCTTAAAGATGATGGAGCTTTCAGACGAAGTCATGACGCCAACTGGAGACCCAATACAG ATGCGTATTGGCCTCCACACTGGTTCAGTTCTGGCTGGTGTAGTTGGGGTGAAGATGCCACGCTACTGCCTCTTTGGGAACAATGTCACATTGGCCAATAAGTTTGAATCCTGCAGTCAACCTAGAAAAATCAATATCAGCCCTACAACCCACAG ATTGCTGAAGGATCGTCCAGAGTTTATCTTCGTTCCCAGGAGCAGACAGGAGCTTCCGGCCAACTTCCCAGAAGACATCCCTGG